One part of the Chryseobacterium mulctrae genome encodes these proteins:
- a CDS encoding WD40/YVTN/BNR-like repeat-containing protein, translating to MKKILLFAFALTLSVNAYSQLSWTQQNSAFTAATTGINTIAIVDNNVAWALGYDGSAVEANYQTFTRTTNAGTTWSSGTINVGNTNYIISDLTAVSGTTAWVVATPTAGGNGGGVWKTTNSGSTWTKQASASFSSNASFANTIHFWDDNNGVAMGDPTGTLFEIYTTTNGGTNWTKLTSASVAAATSGEAGYVHLKEVAGDNIWFGTSKGRIFKSANKGATWTVVSTPISDFGSTTSSGKIALKDANTAWILNDLGNVYSTTDGGANWTTLPTTLAQASDITYVPGTTSTLIAVGNGAGSSVSYNGGTTWTTIESTNSMVSVAALNTSTVFGGGFNTSATVGGVYKSSGSLGVNDAINKKNNNLSIYPNPTKGEVNIKTDKKIKSTTVLDLSGKVLTVGSSETVNLSAFTKGTYLVKVEFSDGSSKTEKIIKD from the coding sequence ATGAAAAAAATTCTACTTTTTGCATTTGCATTAACATTAAGTGTAAACGCATATTCACAATTAAGTTGGACACAACAAAATTCTGCATTCACAGCTGCAACTACAGGCATTAACACTATTGCAATCGTTGATAACAATGTCGCTTGGGCATTAGGATATGATGGTTCAGCTGTAGAAGCAAATTATCAAACATTTACCAGAACAACAAATGCAGGAACAACTTGGTCTTCAGGAACCATTAACGTAGGCAATACAAATTATATAATTTCTGATTTAACAGCAGTTTCTGGAACAACAGCTTGGGTAGTAGCAACTCCTACTGCGGGTGGAAATGGCGGTGGCGTATGGAAAACAACTAATAGTGGATCCACATGGACAAAACAAGCAAGTGCTTCATTTAGCTCTAATGCATCTTTTGCGAATACAATTCATTTTTGGGACGACAATAATGGTGTCGCAATGGGAGACCCAACCGGAACTTTATTTGAAATTTACACCACTACAAATGGAGGAACAAATTGGACAAAATTAACCTCTGCTTCTGTTGCAGCGGCTACAAGTGGGGAGGCCGGATATGTCCACCTTAAAGAAGTAGCAGGAGACAATATTTGGTTTGGTACTTCTAAAGGAAGGATTTTCAAATCAGCTAATAAAGGAGCAACATGGACAGTTGTTTCAACACCAATTTCAGATTTTGGAAGTACTACATCAAGTGGAAAGATTGCTTTAAAAGATGCTAACACCGCATGGATCCTTAATGATCTTGGAAATGTCTATTCTACTACAGATGGAGGAGCCAATTGGACAACATTACCTACAACTCTTGCACAAGCATCAGACATTACATATGTTCCTGGAACAACTTCTACTTTAATAGCAGTAGGCAACGGAGCTGGATCTAGTGTAAGTTACAATGGAGGAACTACTTGGACAACTATTGAAAGTACAAATAGCATGGTTAGCGTAGCCGCTCTTAATACATCAACTGTTTTTGGAGGAGGTTTTAACACAAGTGCTACTGTAGGAGGTGTATATAAGTCTTCGGGATCTTTAGGAGTAAACGATGCTATAAACAAAAAAAACAACAACTTATCGATATATCCGAACCCAACAAAAGGAGAAGTAAACATCAAAACTGATAAGAAAATAAAATCAACAACTGTATTAGATTTATCAGGAAAAGTACTTACTGTAGGAAGCTCTGAAACAGTAAACCTTAGCGCATTTACTAAAGGAACTTACTTAGTTAAAGTAGAGTTTTCTGACGGAAGCAGCAAAACAGAAAAAATCATTAAAGATTAA
- a CDS encoding DUF6080 domain-containing protein: MSFKSKFLTFFKIVFPSSYVELGLFVFFIVVYGIFGTYLAQHYRIIFDSRIPWDGYFSFDNKAIVMSGGSFERHPLSYYFFNWIRELAFYISDGKTGSNFRLTLAWLSNITISLSLIQIYKYLKSITYLPIGLNLLIVAFFSVFSTNILLSFTPETYTYTLFLLVLFNYYTAIKFKKDQKIAGSALVLAGVTIGGLTVTNIVKVFIPIAFEKDIFKSWKKFGNAVFRVVLTCVTFILLYLYRIDFKYKNILSKSGEQYEKFSNVKSTPTWDMIYSYFFGGSILFPNFFIREKHNMKGFYYKALFMDVYTSVIPYLFIGLLLGLVLWSYFRNFKNKLVQIIMLSLLVDILIHCVFRFGLHTSYIYGGHFVFVFPIMLGWLFFSYRESPKMMSAFTVVIGVMLVYLLLNNYMRMWEFYDFVNQFYR, translated from the coding sequence GTGTCATTCAAATCAAAATTTTTAACCTTTTTTAAAATTGTTTTTCCTTCTTCGTATGTAGAATTAGGATTATTCGTATTCTTTATTGTTGTTTACGGCATATTCGGAACCTATTTAGCGCAACATTACCGCATTATTTTTGACTCAAGAATTCCTTGGGACGGATATTTCAGTTTCGATAATAAAGCTATCGTAATGAGCGGCGGAAGCTTCGAAAGACATCCTTTATCTTATTATTTTTTCAATTGGATTCGGGAGTTGGCATTTTATATTTCTGATGGAAAAACAGGAAGTAATTTCAGATTAACATTAGCTTGGTTGAGTAATATTACCATCAGTTTAAGCCTGATTCAGATCTACAAATATTTAAAAAGCATCACCTATCTTCCCATAGGATTAAATCTGTTGATTGTTGCTTTCTTCAGTGTTTTTTCAACAAATATTTTATTGTCATTCACTCCGGAAACCTATACTTACACCTTATTTTTATTGGTATTATTCAATTATTACACAGCAATAAAATTTAAAAAAGATCAAAAAATTGCCGGTTCAGCTTTGGTTTTGGCAGGAGTCACGATTGGAGGATTAACCGTAACAAATATTGTAAAAGTTTTCATTCCGATTGCATTTGAAAAAGACATTTTTAAAAGTTGGAAAAAATTCGGTAATGCAGTTTTCAGAGTTGTACTTACTTGCGTAACTTTTATCCTTCTTTATCTTTACCGAATCGATTTTAAATACAAAAATATACTTTCAAAATCCGGAGAGCAGTACGAGAAATTTTCTAATGTAAAATCTACTCCGACCTGGGATATGATTTACTCCTATTTCTTTGGTGGAAGCATCCTTTTTCCAAACTTTTTTATCCGTGAAAAACATAATATGAAAGGTTTTTACTATAAAGCGCTTTTCATGGATGTTTACACTTCAGTTATCCCCTATTTGTTCATCGGATTACTTTTAGGACTTGTTTTATGGAGCTATTTTAGAAATTTCAAGAATAAATTGGTGCAAATCATCATGCTTTCTTTATTGGTTGACATTTTAATTCATTGTGTTTTCAGATTCGGGCTTCATACTTCTTACATTTACGGAGGACATTTTGTTTTTGTTTTTCCTATTATGTTGGGGTGGCTCTTTTTTTCTTACAGAGAATCACCAAAAATGATGTCAGCTTTCACAGTAGTCATTGGAGTAATGTTGGTGTATTTACTCCTTAACAATTACATGAGAATGTGGGAATTTTATGATTTTGTTAATCAATTTTACAGATAA
- a CDS encoding SPOR domain-containing protein, with product MKNFIKIFSLLSLMSFYTLEAQQVVKKDTLSGTELTITMDSRVSEALSAIEDRCAKTTATKVSSGIDDDAPTKPTKIFVPSRELTNAEICRKNPRILGFKIQITTVKSNDEANEIKAYFRKRFPNLKVETDASLRPNYKILAGSYFTKQSAASDLARIKEYFKSATPIQYRVFCAEAK from the coding sequence ATGAAAAATTTCATCAAAATATTTTCGCTACTCTCTTTAATGAGTTTTTATACTCTTGAAGCACAGCAGGTTGTGAAGAAAGATACACTATCTGGAACTGAACTGACCATTACTATGGATTCTCGTGTAAGTGAAGCTTTATCGGCGATTGAAGATCGCTGTGCAAAGACTACGGCAACAAAAGTTTCTTCCGGTATTGACGATGATGCTCCTACAAAACCAACGAAAATATTTGTTCCTAGCAGAGAATTGACCAATGCTGAAATCTGTAGAAAAAATCCTAGAATATTAGGATTCAAAATTCAGATTACGACTGTGAAAAGTAATGACGAAGCGAATGAAATTAAAGCTTATTTCAGAAAAAGATTTCCAAATTTAAAGGTTGAAACGGATGCTTCTTTAAGGCCAAATTATAAAATTTTGGCAGGAAGTTATTTCACAAAACAAAGCGCAGCAAGCGATTTGGCTAGAATAAAGGAGTATTTTAAATCTGCAACACCAATTCAGTACAGAGTTTTCTGTGCAGAAGCAAAATAA
- a CDS encoding c-type cytochrome, whose amino-acid sequence MISWRKHYKKGLIAIGLLLSTSASIYGQDGDPKNGEKLFKANCTACHALGKQVVGPDLKGVVDRLKTEQGLDTDWLHKWIKDNKALRASGDKYANEVFEKFNKTEMQVFPNLTDKDIDDILAYTTNPPAEEPKVDPAAATATGTANAAPANNTTSSIVIISLIAIAGLLVWILIKLRQLVKLGQSEELTGLNETRVKSFSEIYEKYHFIGKGLLAILAILATYGIWNWIMWIGVYKGYKPEQPIYFSHKIHAGENKIDCQLCHSSAKYGKVSEIPSMNVCMNCHRTISEYNGKYIEPGKDKAFYDGEIQKIYAATGWDSAKQQYTGKTTPVEWTRIHNMPDFVYFNHSQHVVAGEQAIINSFNKKNPDNKIDVVCKACHGKIDTMNVVQMANDFTMGWCIECHRTTEIDMNNGYNKEYFKNLHEKLKKQYPKDGGKITVDAIGGLECGKCHY is encoded by the coding sequence ATGATTAGTTGGAGAAAGCATTATAAAAAAGGGCTGATTGCGATAGGTTTATTGCTATCAACGAGTGCTTCAATTTACGGGCAAGACGGCGATCCTAAAAATGGCGAGAAACTTTTTAAGGCAAACTGTACGGCATGTCACGCTTTAGGAAAACAGGTTGTAGGACCTGATTTGAAAGGAGTTGTAGACAGGTTGAAAACCGAACAAGGTTTGGATACAGATTGGCTTCACAAGTGGATTAAAGACAACAAAGCACTTAGAGCTTCTGGCGATAAGTATGCTAATGAAGTTTTTGAAAAATTTAATAAGACTGAAATGCAGGTCTTTCCAAATCTTACAGATAAGGATATTGATGACATTTTAGCTTATACAACTAATCCTCCTGCTGAGGAGCCTAAAGTTGATCCTGCTGCAGCCACTGCAACAGGTACAGCAAATGCTGCACCAGCAAACAATACAACTTCAAGTATTGTAATCATTTCGCTTATTGCTATCGCTGGTTTATTGGTTTGGATCTTAATCAAACTAAGACAATTGGTAAAATTAGGTCAGTCTGAAGAACTTACTGGGCTTAATGAAACTAGAGTAAAATCTTTCAGTGAAATCTACGAAAAGTACCACTTTATAGGTAAAGGTCTATTGGCTATACTAGCTATTTTAGCGACTTACGGTATCTGGAACTGGATCATGTGGATCGGTGTTTACAAAGGATATAAGCCTGAACAGCCTATCTACTTCTCTCACAAAATTCACGCTGGAGAAAATAAAATTGACTGTCAATTATGTCACTCAAGTGCTAAGTACGGTAAAGTATCTGAAATTCCTTCTATGAATGTTTGTATGAACTGTCACAGAACAATTTCTGAATATAACGGTAAATATATTGAGCCAGGAAAAGATAAAGCATTCTACGACGGAGAGATCCAGAAGATTTATGCAGCAACAGGTTGGGATTCTGCAAAACAGCAATACACAGGTAAAACAACTCCTGTAGAATGGACAAGAATCCACAATATGCCAGATTTCGTTTACTTCAACCACTCTCAACACGTAGTAGCAGGTGAGCAAGCGATTATCAATTCATTCAACAAGAAAAATCCAGACAATAAAATCGACGTAGTTTGTAAAGCTTGTCACGGAAAAATCGATACAATGAACGTTGTACAAATGGCGAACGATTTCACTATGGGATGGTGTATCGAATGTCACAGAACAACCGAAATTGATATGAACAACGGTTATAATAAAGAATACTTCAAAAATCTACACGAAAAGCTTAAAAAGCAATACCCGAAAGATGGTGGTAAAATCACTGTAGATGCAATTGGAGGTCTTGAGTGTGGTAAATGTCATTATTAA
- a CDS encoding TAT-variant-translocated molybdopterin oxidoreductase, whose protein sequence is MASNKIQFRSIHELKDPALTGKLALKEFQEEIPVEDFLESAEKTDGTSRRDFLKLLGFSTAAVTLAACEAPVIKTIPYVVKPHEIIPGVPNYYASTYFDGFDFASVLVKTREGRPIKIDPNPAAGDLGKTNARAQASVLSLYDNDKVKQPKLDGKDETFDKVDDFVLKGLNEAKSAGKKIVLLSQSFASPTFKKLFAEFKAKYPTAELVTYDAFPHSAALDAAQEVFGQRALPVYDLKGSELVVAFQADFLGDFNAASLETSYAAARVPGPNMLRHIQVESNMSLTGANSDSRYRVKPSDVNKALVEVYNAIVTGSAPTSKVATEIVKELQAKGSKAVVLADGSKAAQVLAHLINQKLGSVAFTGKANFLKEFDKARYQEFLGWVNAGQVGVLITNNVDPIYSNNKGQDFKKSLAKVPYVIAVTDKKNEMYKAAKAVIPVANWLESWGDMEPQTGVYTLMQPTIQKIYKSRQIEESLLVWKNGKNNAANNYYDYLKASAASLLGATSFNKALYNGIVSSNNATMLSYAGGNGAQAVAELGNFKASDLELVLYTKTSIGDGTQANNPWLQELPDPITRMSWDNYLTISTKDAERLGIENSLNARMQLDGSLVNLTVNGVKIENVPVFIQPGQADGSVGLALGYGKKDSGTTADTGVNAYPLFDGSNLVISNVSIEKTGEEHEFAGVQLQNTLMGRYEIAKEVPLAEFINVPFDDEHKGWNKPLEYHTISGALPAGKIDLWDAFDDTDGPHFNLSVDLNSCTGCGACIIACQAENNVPVVGKEEIRMSRDMFWLRIDRYYSSEQKVTVYDGLKQGMAVPELYGSNLLGIEGALENPAENPDVIFQPVMCQHCNHAPCETVCPVAATSHSKQGQNHMAYNRCIGTRYCANNCPYKVRRFNWFTYNLNDKFDFNMNNDLGRMVLNPDVVVRTRGVMEKCSMCIQETQATILTAKRENRKVTDDEFKNSCACAAACSTGAMQFGDMNDKESSVRKLYSSNRRYHLLEEIGTKPNVFYHAKVRNRV, encoded by the coding sequence ATGGCTTCAAACAAAATACAATTTAGAAGTATTCACGAACTTAAAGACCCTGCCTTAACAGGTAAGCTGGCTCTTAAAGAGTTCCAAGAAGAAATTCCGGTAGAAGATTTTCTAGAAAGTGCCGAAAAAACTGACGGTACCTCTAGAAGAGATTTCCTAAAATTATTAGGATTCTCTACAGCAGCAGTAACTTTGGCTGCCTGTGAAGCTCCGGTAATCAAAACGATTCCTTATGTAGTGAAACCACACGAAATTATTCCTGGGGTTCCAAATTACTACGCTTCAACATATTTTGACGGTTTCGACTTCGCAAGTGTTTTAGTAAAAACAAGAGAAGGTAGACCCATCAAAATCGATCCGAACCCGGCAGCTGGAGATTTAGGTAAAACTAACGCAAGAGCTCAGGCAAGTGTACTTTCACTTTATGATAATGATAAAGTAAAGCAACCTAAGCTTGACGGTAAAGACGAAACTTTCGATAAAGTAGATGATTTCGTTTTGAAAGGATTAAACGAGGCTAAGTCTGCAGGTAAAAAGATTGTTCTTTTATCTCAGTCTTTCGCTTCACCTACATTCAAAAAATTATTTGCTGAATTTAAAGCAAAATATCCTACGGCAGAATTAGTAACTTATGATGCTTTCCCTCACTCTGCAGCTTTAGATGCAGCTCAGGAAGTTTTCGGACAAAGAGCATTGCCTGTTTACGATCTTAAAGGATCTGAATTGGTAGTTGCTTTCCAGGCTGATTTCCTAGGAGATTTTAATGCAGCTAGCTTAGAAACTTCTTATGCAGCAGCAAGAGTTCCGGGACCAAACATGTTGAGACACATTCAGGTTGAATCTAACATGTCTTTAACGGGTGCAAACTCAGACTCTAGATACAGAGTAAAACCAAGTGATGTAAACAAGGCTTTGGTTGAAGTTTACAACGCTATCGTTACAGGATCTGCACCGACAAGTAAAGTTGCTACAGAAATTGTAAAAGAATTGCAGGCTAAAGGAAGCAAAGCTGTTGTTTTAGCTGACGGTTCTAAAGCGGCACAGGTTTTAGCACACTTAATTAACCAAAAATTAGGTTCAGTTGCTTTCACAGGTAAAGCAAACTTCTTAAAAGAATTTGATAAAGCAAGATATCAGGAATTTTTAGGTTGGGTAAATGCAGGACAGGTTGGTGTATTGATTACAAACAACGTTGACCCGATTTATTCTAACAACAAAGGTCAGGATTTCAAAAAATCTTTGGCAAAAGTTCCTTATGTAATTGCTGTTACAGATAAGAAAAACGAAATGTATAAAGCAGCAAAAGCTGTAATTCCGGTAGCTAACTGGCTAGAATCTTGGGGTGATATGGAACCTCAGACTGGAGTTTATACATTGATGCAGCCGACTATCCAAAAAATTTACAAATCAAGACAGATCGAAGAATCTTTATTGGTTTGGAAAAACGGAAAAAACAATGCTGCAAACAATTACTACGATTACTTAAAAGCGAGTGCGGCTTCTCTTCTAGGAGCAACTTCTTTCAACAAAGCTTTATACAACGGTATTGTTTCTTCTAATAATGCAACGATGTTGTCTTATGCTGGTGGAAACGGTGCTCAAGCTGTAGCTGAATTAGGTAATTTTAAAGCTTCAGATTTAGAATTAGTACTTTATACAAAGACTTCTATCGGAGACGGAACTCAGGCAAACAACCCTTGGTTGCAGGAATTACCAGATCCTATTACAAGAATGTCTTGGGATAACTACTTAACAATTTCTACCAAAGATGCTGAAAGATTAGGAATTGAAAACAGTCTAAATGCTAGAATGCAGTTGGATGGTTCTCTTGTAAATCTTACAGTAAACGGAGTAAAAATAGAAAACGTACCAGTATTCATTCAGCCAGGTCAGGCAGACGGATCTGTTGGTCTTGCTTTAGGATATGGTAAAAAAGATTCTGGAACTACTGCAGATACAGGGGTAAATGCTTATCCTTTATTTGACGGTTCAAACTTAGTGATTTCAAACGTTTCAATTGAAAAAACGGGTGAAGAGCACGAGTTTGCAGGAGTACAGCTTCAGAATACATTAATGGGACGTTATGAAATTGCAAAAGAAGTACCTTTAGCAGAGTTTATTAATGTACCTTTCGATGACGAACATAAAGGATGGAACAAGCCTTTGGAATATCACACCATCAGCGGAGCTCTTCCAGCAGGTAAAATTGACCTTTGGGATGCTTTTGATGATACAGATGGTCCTCACTTCAACTTATCAGTAGACTTAAACTCTTGTACGGGTTGTGGAGCTTGTATTATTGCTTGTCAGGCAGAAAACAACGTTCCTGTAGTTGGTAAAGAAGAAATCAGAATGTCGAGAGATATGTTCTGGTTGAGAATTGACCGTTACTATTCTTCTGAACAAAAAGTTACTGTTTATGATGGTCTTAAACAAGGAATGGCAGTTCCTGAACTTTACGGAAGTAATTTATTAGGTATTGAAGGAGCATTAGAAAACCCAGCAGAAAATCCAGATGTGATCTTCCAGCCGGTAATGTGTCAACACTGTAACCACGCTCCATGTGAAACTGTTTGTCCGGTAGCGGCAACTTCTCACAGTAAGCAAGGACAAAACCACATGGCTTACAACAGATGTATCGGTACAAGATATTGTGCAAACAACTGTCCGTACAAAGTAAGACGTTTCAACTGGTTTACCTATAACTTGAATGACAAGTTCGATTTCAACATGAATAACGATCTTGGAAGAATGGTTCTTAACCCTGATGTTGTTGTAAGAACAAGAGGGGTAATGGAGAAATGTTCAATGTGTATTCAGGAAACTCAGGCAACTATTTTGACTGCGAAGAGAGAAAACAGAAAAGTAACAGACGACGAATTTAAAAATTCTTGTGCTTGTGCAGCAGCATGTTCTACTGGAGCAATGCAGTTTGGAGATATGAATGACAAAGAATCTTCAGTTAGAAAATTATATTCTAGCAACAGAAGATATCATTTACTTGAAGAGATCGGAACCAAACCAAATGTGTTCTATCACGCTAAAGTAAGAAATAGAGTATAA
- the nrfD gene encoding NrfD/PsrC family molybdoenzyme membrane anchor subunit, which translates to MSGHYEAPIREPLIIGHKTYHDITEDIARPIEERAGKLWWISLYAALVLFIYGFGCIAYTIGTGIGAWGLNRTINWGWDITNFVWWVGIGHAGTLISAVLLLFRQRWRMSVNRSAEAMTIFAVVQAAIFPLIHMGRVWVGYWVFPLPNQFGSLWTNFNSPLLWDVFAICTYFSVSTVFWFIGLIPDFAMIRDRAKTPWTKKIYTLLSFGWGGKAKHWQRFEEVSLVLAGLATPLVFSVHTTVSFDFATSVIKGWHSTIYPPYFVAGAIFSGFAMVQTLLLIARKVCHLEDYITMYHIEIMNIVIVLTGGMVTVAYATEYFIGWYSGSRYEDFTYLSPGAAVGPYWWAFWALIICNLVIPALFWFKRVRTNIIATFIIALIINIGMWFERFDIIVINLSRDYLPGSWTMFKPTIIDVGVYLGTIGFFSVLFLLYARTFPVIAQAELKSILKISGETYKVKEGDEHH; encoded by the coding sequence ATGTCAGGACATTACGAAGCTCCGATAAGGGAACCTCTGATTATTGGTCACAAAACTTATCACGATATCACAGAAGATATTGCACGACCTATCGAAGAAAGAGCAGGTAAATTATGGTGGATCTCACTATATGCAGCCTTAGTTCTTTTCATCTACGGATTCGGCTGTATCGCTTATACTATCGGAACAGGTATTGGAGCATGGGGGCTTAACAGAACTATTAACTGGGGTTGGGATATTACCAACTTCGTATGGTGGGTAGGTATCGGTCACGCCGGAACCCTAATCTCAGCAGTATTATTATTATTTAGACAACGATGGAGAATGTCTGTAAACCGTTCTGCGGAAGCAATGACAATCTTCGCAGTTGTACAGGCGGCAATCTTCCCGCTTATTCACATGGGTAGAGTTTGGGTAGGATATTGGGTATTCCCTCTTCCTAACCAGTTTGGTTCTCTTTGGACTAACTTCAACTCTCCTCTACTTTGGGACGTATTTGCAATCTGTACGTATTTCTCTGTATCAACAGTATTCTGGTTTATCGGATTGATTCCTGACTTTGCTATGATCAGAGACAGAGCTAAAACTCCTTGGACTAAGAAAATTTATACGCTACTATCTTTCGGATGGGGTGGAAAAGCAAAACACTGGCAGAGATTTGAAGAAGTATCTTTGGTATTGGCAGGTTTAGCAACTCCACTTGTATTCTCAGTACACACTACGGTATCTTTTGACTTCGCAACTTCAGTTATTAAAGGATGGCACTCTACGATCTATCCTCCTTACTTCGTTGCTGGAGCAATCTTCTCAGGATTTGCAATGGTACAAACACTATTGTTAATTGCTAGAAAAGTTTGTCACTTGGAAGATTACATCACTATGTATCATATCGAAATTATGAACATCGTAATCGTTCTTACAGGTGGTATGGTAACGGTAGCTTATGCAACTGAGTATTTTATCGGATGGTATTCTGGTTCAAGATATGAAGACTTTACTTACCTTTCACCAGGTGCTGCAGTAGGACCATATTGGTGGGCGTTCTGGGCGTTGATTATCTGTAACCTTGTTATCCCGGCATTGTTCTGGTTTAAAAGAGTTAGAACAAATATTATTGCAACATTTATCATTGCATTAATTATCAACATCGGTATGTGGTTTGAGCGTTTCGACATCATCGTAATTAACCTTTCAAGAGATTACTTGCCTGGTTCTTGGACGATGTTTAAACCAACCATTATTGACGTAGGTGTATATTTAGGTACAATCGGATTCTTCTCTGTATTATTCTTATTATACGCAAGAACATTCCCTGTAATTGCACAGGCAGAATTAAAATCGATCTTGAAAATCTCAGGTGAAACTTATAAAGTAAAAGAAGGAGATGAGCACCACTAA
- a CDS encoding DUF3341 domain-containing protein, with amino-acid sequence MSTTKIVYGLYADDDDLMNGVKAFNDKGIAINEVYTPFPVHGLDKALGLKKTRISDAAFIYALYGVSIGLTVTWYIMNHDWAQNIGGKPSFSWVNNFPAFIDPMFELMVFCAAHMMSLTFFVRNKMYPGAPAQNPDPRTTDDKFLMEFVTEDVESVKQLLIETGVEEITVKDA; translated from the coding sequence ATGAGCACCACTAAAATTGTATACGGACTTTATGCTGACGACGACGATTTAATGAACGGCGTTAAAGCATTCAACGATAAAGGAATTGCAATAAACGAAGTTTATACCCCATTTCCTGTTCACGGCCTAGACAAAGCTTTAGGTTTAAAGAAAACCAGAATTTCTGATGCTGCTTTCATTTATGCACTTTATGGAGTTTCTATAGGTTTGACGGTTACTTGGTACATTATGAACCATGACTGGGCACAAAACATTGGTGGTAAACCATCTTTTAGCTGGGTAAACAACTTCCCTGCTTTTATTGACCCGATGTTTGAATTGATGGTATTCTGTGCTGCACACATGATGTCTCTTACTTTCTTTGTAAGAAATAAAATGTATCCTGGAGCTCCTGCACAAAACCCAGATCCAAGAACTACAGATGATAAATTCCTTATGGAGTTTGTAACTGAAGATGTAGAATCTGTAAAGCAGTTGCTTATTGAAACGGGAGTAGAAGAAATAACTGTTAAAGATGCTTAA
- a CDS encoding c-type cytochrome: MLKMKKNVLKITAILGLTTVLLNSCGPNENAPLVYFPDMYFPVAYDPLMKAQDAYSDHENEIPAFVRNNGATGLAPVEGSVAQNKDGVFEEGKLPKTPDEYNAGYDASKAISASPLNPANAAKDIERGKMLFDRTCSACHGTGGDGQGPIVQSGAYSGVPNYADREITVGSVHYVLTNGRNAMGSYAGQLNPGDRWRVAMYVMSAFKKSAAPAPAAATATTETTETKK, from the coding sequence ATGCTTAAAATGAAAAAGAATGTATTAAAAATTACAGCAATTTTAGGTTTAACTACAGTTTTACTTAATTCTTGCGGACCAAATGAAAATGCACCTCTAGTATATTTCCCGGATATGTATTTCCCAGTGGCATACGATCCGTTGATGAAAGCTCAAGATGCTTATTCAGATCATGAAAATGAAATTCCTGCATTTGTAAGAAACAACGGTGCAACTGGCCTTGCTCCTGTAGAAGGTTCAGTAGCTCAAAATAAAGATGGAGTATTTGAAGAAGGTAAACTTCCTAAAACTCCGGACGAATATAACGCAGGTTATGATGCTTCAAAAGCAATAAGCGCTTCTCCTCTTAATCCGGCTAATGCAGCTAAAGATATAGAAAGAGGTAAAATGCTTTTTGATCGTACTTGTTCAGCTTGTCACGGAACTGGTGGTGACGGACAAGGGCCAATCGTACAAAGCGGAGCTTATTCTGGTGTACCAAATTATGCAGATAGAGAAATCACTGTAGGATCTGTACATTATGTATTAACAAACGGTAGAAATGCTATGGGATCTTATGCAGGACAATTAAATCCTGGAGACAGATGGAGAGTGGCAATGTATGTAATGAGTGCTTTCAAAAAAAGCGCAGCTCCGGCTCCCGCAGCAGCGACAGCAACAACTGAGACTACCGAAACTAAAAAATAA